In Synechococcus sp. PCC 6312, one genomic interval encodes:
- a CDS encoding DUF29 family protein — translation MYRIARRDAAIETGLPLNTLPQTCPYSWEERLEPFFPADLAWSES, via the coding sequence ATTTATCGGATTGCTCGTCGAGATGCGGCCATTGAAACGGGTTTGCCTCTCAATACCCTGCCCCAGACCTGCCCCTATAGTTGGGAGGAACGTTTAGAACCATTCTTCCCGGCAGATTTGGCCTGGTCTGAATCTTAA
- a CDS encoding N-acetylmuramoyl-L-alanine amidase has product MIKKQMLWSISFFLAMMAIVILLQGQRELAEKAHAQHQAQLQAEVAAVMNQYVPAVNTGLIKPGLACDSPIAQRTQIPHPQELARQLPKYHPKEIWKKADPSNYGPRLSQDIQGKPVNNPLLIVLHETVGSIDSALSIFQAYNPRDADQVSYHTMIALDGTVVYVVPPEARAYGAGNSEFNGESVLSSTKVPSSVNNFAYHISLETPADGMNERDYHSGYTDAQYRSLAWLVARTRVQPDRIVSHKDVDRDGARSDPRSFDQAKFLGLLDDYQILFTTHCTLTALGNPRVSINPPKSNLQ; this is encoded by the coding sequence ATGATCAAAAAACAAATGCTCTGGAGTATCAGTTTCTTCTTAGCAATGATGGCTATTGTCATCCTCCTCCAAGGACAGCGAGAACTGGCCGAAAAAGCCCACGCTCAACACCAAGCCCAACTCCAGGCCGAAGTTGCTGCGGTGATGAATCAGTATGTCCCGGCGGTGAATACGGGGTTGATTAAACCCGGCCTGGCCTGTGACTCACCGATAGCTCAAAGAACTCAGATTCCCCATCCTCAAGAACTAGCTCGACAACTGCCCAAATATCACCCCAAAGAAATCTGGAAAAAAGCGGACCCAAGTAATTATGGCCCAAGGCTGAGCCAAGACATTCAGGGTAAGCCAGTGAACAATCCCCTGTTGATTGTCCTCCATGAAACGGTGGGAAGCATTGACAGTGCCTTGAGTATCTTCCAGGCCTACAATCCCCGCGATGCTGACCAAGTGAGCTACCACACGATGATTGCCTTGGATGGGACAGTGGTTTATGTCGTTCCTCCCGAAGCTAGGGCCTATGGAGCGGGTAATTCCGAGTTCAATGGTGAGTCGGTACTCAGTAGCACCAAAGTCCCCTCCTCTGTTAATAATTTTGCCTATCACATTTCCCTAGAAACCCCAGCCGATGGGATGAATGAGAGGGATTATCACAGTGGTTATACGGATGCCCAATATCGCTCCTTGGCCTGGTTGGTAGCCCGCACAAGAGTTCAACCGGATCGGATTGTCAGTCACAAAGACGTGGATCGGGATGGGGCCCGCAGTGATCCCCGCAGCTTTGACCAGGCCAAGTTTTTGGGACTATTAGACGACTATCAGATTCTGTTTACAACCCACTGCACCTTAACCGCCCTAGGCAATCCAAGGGTATCCATCAATCCGCCCAAATCGAATCTCCAGTAG
- a CDS encoding cation:proton antiporter, giving the protein MQEDFRLIIDLVTVLGIAAIGGLLAALLKQPTLLGYLIGGMIVGPAGLGWIKEVVQVETLAQFGVAFLLFTLGVSFSLSEIKKVQGISLGGGILQILLTILVTTGISLWVGWVNSPQEGVFLGAILSLSSTAVVLRSLMDSNSTNTPPGQVMLGILVVQDLAVGLMLAVLPALDKPPEELGIALAWALVQIALIAGGAVIAGIWLIPPLLRLLARTESRELFLLGVVALCLGIALLTDRLGLSIEIGAFIAGLMISEVEYADQTLSYVEPLRDIFATLFFAAIGMLIDPVFLWNHLELILGLVALVIIGKFCIITPIVKLFGYSWKTALITGIGLTQIGEFSFVLASEGQSLGLVSRQVYLLILGTTAVTLIVTPFLLKAVPLVMAMPWFQAWFQNDDRVIEIGETELPQQNHLIVCGYGRVGQSIVQLLREQNYPVLVIDQSEEAIQKLRQTDIPYLYGNASSSTVLEKAGVSQALGMAIALSDSMSTRLCLKRGLEFAPELDVIVRANQDKDIELLYQLGAREVVQPEFEASLELAAHLLFSLGLSEPKIQRQVQNIRNRHYQDLRGERSAMLVSRELRQAARDLNSQWQTLADNSPILGMSLKDIELRQLTGATLLAVMRADGTEIDYPGGETELQAGDRLLITGQPTEIKAAQALFSEPAPFPSPILSSGSGNGDVIANLWLMLPPDSAGINCPLAEVGLPEGIIVQALRRDGVFSMLPTAETILQGGDRLLLRGLVNDLTLAGDILTARSVLLTSAQLEAV; this is encoded by the coding sequence GTGCAAGAAGATTTTCGACTCATTATTGATCTCGTGACAGTTTTAGGGATTGCGGCCATCGGCGGCCTCCTCGCAGCCCTGCTGAAACAACCGACCCTTTTGGGTTATTTAATTGGGGGCATGATTGTCGGCCCGGCTGGCCTGGGTTGGATTAAGGAAGTCGTCCAAGTCGAAACCCTGGCCCAATTTGGGGTGGCTTTTTTACTGTTTACCTTGGGGGTCAGCTTCTCCCTGAGTGAAATCAAGAAAGTCCAGGGCATTAGCTTAGGGGGTGGCATCCTCCAAATCCTCCTCACTATTTTGGTTACGACTGGCATTTCCCTCTGGGTGGGCTGGGTTAATTCTCCCCAGGAGGGTGTTTTTCTCGGGGCAATTTTATCTCTCTCCTCAACGGCCGTGGTTTTGCGGAGTTTGATGGACAGCAATAGCACCAATACCCCGCCCGGTCAGGTCATGTTAGGCATTCTGGTGGTGCAGGATCTGGCGGTAGGTCTGATGTTGGCGGTATTACCAGCTTTGGATAAACCCCCAGAGGAATTGGGGATTGCCTTGGCCTGGGCCTTAGTCCAAATTGCCCTAATTGCTGGGGGAGCCGTAATTGCCGGGATCTGGCTCATTCCCCCCTTATTGCGGTTGTTGGCGCGCACAGAGAGCCGGGAATTATTCTTGCTTGGAGTTGTCGCTCTCTGCCTCGGCATTGCCCTACTGACGGATCGCTTGGGACTATCGATTGAAATTGGGGCCTTCATTGCGGGGCTGATGATCTCGGAGGTGGAGTATGCGGATCAGACCCTTTCCTATGTGGAGCCGTTACGGGATATTTTTGCCACCCTCTTTTTTGCCGCCATTGGGATGTTGATTGATCCGGTCTTTCTCTGGAATCATTTGGAGTTGATCCTTGGCCTAGTGGCCTTGGTGATTATTGGCAAGTTTTGTATTATCACCCCCATCGTCAAGCTGTTTGGCTATTCCTGGAAAACGGCCTTGATTACGGGCATCGGCCTGACCCAAATTGGGGAATTTTCCTTTGTCCTGGCCAGTGAAGGACAATCCCTGGGCCTGGTGTCGCGGCAAGTGTATCTCCTGATCCTCGGCACAACGGCGGTGACATTAATTGTGACTCCCTTCCTCTTGAAAGCGGTTCCCTTGGTGATGGCGATGCCTTGGTTCCAGGCCTGGTTTCAGAATGATGATCGGGTGATTGAAATTGGCGAAACCGAATTACCGCAACAAAACCATTTAATTGTCTGTGGCTATGGGCGAGTCGGGCAAAGCATTGTGCAACTGTTACGGGAACAGAATTATCCCGTCTTGGTGATTGATCAAAGTGAAGAGGCCATCCAGAAACTCCGTCAGACGGATATTCCCTATCTTTATGGCAACGCGTCTAGCTCGACCGTATTAGAAAAAGCGGGTGTATCCCAGGCCTTGGGGATGGCTATCGCTCTTTCCGACAGTATGAGTACCCGGTTGTGCCTCAAACGGGGATTAGAATTTGCCCCAGAATTAGATGTGATTGTCCGGGCGAATCAAGACAAAGACATTGAATTGCTCTACCAACTGGGGGCGCGGGAAGTGGTGCAGCCGGAATTTGAAGCCAGCCTGGAACTTGCGGCCCATTTGTTGTTTAGCTTGGGCCTATCTGAGCCAAAAATTCAGCGGCAAGTCCAAAATATTCGCAACCGCCACTACCAAGATTTACGGGGAGAACGCTCGGCAATGTTGGTCTCCCGAGAACTCCGCCAGGCCGCTCGAGATTTAAATAGCCAATGGCAGACTTTAGCCGATAATTCTCCTATCTTGGGCATGAGCCTCAAGGATATTGAACTGCGGCAATTGACGGGGGCGACCTTGCTAGCGGTGATGCGAGCCGATGGCACAGAAATTGACTACCCAGGTGGGGAAACAGAACTCCAGGCCGGTGATCGCTTGTTGATTACAGGGCAACCCACTGAAATTAAAGCGGCTCAGGCCCTCTTTAGTGAACCGGCCCCATTTCCCAGTCCAATTCTCAGCAGTGGCAGTGGCAACGGGGATGTCATCGCCAATTTGTGGCTGATGTTACCGCCGGACAGTGCCGGAATTAATTGTCCCCTCGCGGAAGTGGGTTTACCGGAGGGAATCATTGTCCAAGCCCTGCGCCGGGATGGGGTGTTTTCGATGTTGCCCACCGCCGAGACCATTTTGCAAGGGGGAGATCGTTTGTTACTCCGCGGGCTGGTGAATGACTTGACCCTAGCTGGGGATATACTCACTGCCCGGTCTGTGCTGCTGACATCAGCCCAATTGGAAGCAGTTTAA
- the egtC gene encoding ergothioneine biosynthesis protein EgtC: MCRLLAYLGPVRSLEHLILIPEHSLLVQSYLPREMTVGLLNADGFGVGWYHPRQAVEPFLYRQVLPIWSDLNFTEHLARFVESGCVLASVRSATPGQALQLSNSQPFRWGRWLGIHNGFIENFRQSLYRPIRNRLNDLSYALIEGTTDSEHLFALFCSEMVSNPQLSPIMALRQTLRIVLELAEANGVRVALNMVVTDGNYLLAARCGNPEPIPTLYWQNPGGVQIASEPFTPQEKWELMKENSLLLIGPGIEPQYFPI, translated from the coding sequence ATGTGTCGTCTCTTAGCCTATTTGGGGCCGGTTCGCAGTCTTGAACATTTAATATTAATCCCAGAGCATTCTCTCCTAGTCCAAAGCTACTTACCCCGTGAGATGACCGTAGGCTTACTGAATGCCGATGGCTTTGGAGTCGGTTGGTATCATCCCCGCCAGGCCGTAGAACCGTTTTTGTATCGGCAAGTTCTCCCGATTTGGAGTGATCTCAATTTCACAGAGCATTTAGCCCGCTTTGTTGAGTCCGGCTGTGTTCTGGCCAGTGTGAGAAGTGCCACCCCTGGGCAAGCGTTACAACTGAGTAATTCCCAACCCTTTCGCTGGGGCCGCTGGTTAGGTATTCATAACGGTTTTATTGAAAACTTCCGGCAAAGCCTCTATCGCCCCATTCGCAATCGCCTCAACGACTTGTCCTATGCCCTGATTGAGGGAACGACAGATTCTGAACATCTGTTTGCCCTGTTTTGCAGTGAAATGGTCTCGAATCCCCAGCTTTCCCCAATTATGGCCCTCCGCCAAACCCTCCGCATCGTCCTAGAACTAGCCGAAGCCAATGGGGTTCGAGTGGCCTTAAATATGGTTGTCACCGATGGTAACTATCTCCTCGCCGCCCGCTGCGGTAATCCTGAACCCATCCCAACTCTCTATTGGCAAAATCCAGGGGGGGTACAAATTGCCTCGGAACCCTTTACCCCCCAAGAGAAGTGGGAACTGATGAAAGAAAACTCTCTTCTCCTGATTGGCCCTGGAATCGAGCCGCAATACTTTCCAATTTAA
- a CDS encoding MotA/TolQ/ExbB proton channel family protein, with amino-acid sequence MPLIAPPSLPARKSIDANIWLALAGGLVGTVIIYALLIPFQTSYIGQLLFNRGWTQPVVILFALLVAIFTLLKWMRVLVEARALKQAWIPGNFPIQSPTDDQLWDFQQTLSKRRAVLPIRCARILGAYMQGQTREAAAEMALDDGAVASAASESSYTLPRVLVWAIPLLGFIGTVVGISQAVDGFSRFLQAAQEVDQIKEGIGSVTTGLAVAFDTTLLALVLSVLVMIPLVMVERLESQLLLNMDSYINDFVLGRISGTAAETAGPSLGVEELRQTVQEVLREELPGLEEKIVPLPEKLETVLNQFGRLSQALANDRKQFLATLTENQQTQAQALEQLLAQFHHQGALFLETMQQGQVEASSKITSQAAEVAQVLDQTNQILQQRLEVITSLDGALKTLADTGSLQGVLKELELTLIQLQPTLQQLSQPRRVTLVEQAWDNNKS; translated from the coding sequence ATGCCCCTGATTGCCCCCCCTTCACTGCCCGCCCGTAAGTCCATTGATGCCAATATCTGGTTAGCCCTTGCAGGGGGCCTGGTGGGGACGGTTATTATTTATGCGCTCCTGATCCCGTTTCAGACTAGTTATATTGGGCAATTGCTGTTTAATCGGGGTTGGACTCAGCCCGTGGTGATTTTGTTTGCCCTCTTAGTGGCGATTTTTACCCTCCTCAAGTGGATGCGAGTCCTAGTGGAGGCGCGGGCCCTGAAGCAGGCCTGGATTCCCGGAAATTTTCCCATTCAATCCCCGACCGATGATCAACTTTGGGACTTTCAACAAACCCTGAGTAAACGCCGGGCGGTTTTGCCGATTCGTTGTGCCCGGATTTTGGGGGCTTATATGCAGGGGCAAACCCGAGAAGCTGCCGCAGAGATGGCCTTGGATGATGGGGCAGTGGCTAGTGCAGCATCGGAGAGTTCTTATACCTTGCCGCGAGTTTTGGTATGGGCGATTCCGCTGCTGGGGTTTATCGGTACTGTAGTCGGGATTAGCCAGGCCGTGGATGGATTTTCTCGCTTTCTCCAGGCCGCCCAAGAGGTGGATCAAATTAAAGAAGGGATTGGCAGTGTCACCACTGGGTTAGCTGTAGCCTTTGATACAACCCTGTTGGCTCTGGTGCTGAGTGTCTTGGTGATGATTCCCCTGGTGATGGTGGAGCGGCTGGAGTCCCAGTTATTGCTGAATATGGACAGTTACATCAATGACTTTGTTTTGGGGCGCATTAGCGGGACTGCGGCGGAAACAGCCGGCCCCAGTTTGGGGGTAGAGGAGTTACGGCAAACGGTGCAAGAGGTTTTACGGGAAGAGTTACCTGGCCTGGAGGAAAAAATTGTCCCCCTGCCCGAAAAACTAGAAACCGTCTTAAATCAGTTTGGCCGACTTTCCCAGGCCTTGGCCAATGACCGCAAGCAATTTTTAGCCACCTTAACGGAAAACCAGCAAACCCAGGCCCAAGCCCTAGAGCAACTGTTAGCTCAATTTCATCATCAAGGGGCATTATTCCTGGAGACGATGCAGCAGGGACAGGTGGAAGCTTCCAGTAAAATCACCAGTCAAGCCGCTGAAGTGGCCCAAGTTCTCGATCAAACCAATCAAATTTTGCAGCAGCGATTGGAGGTGATTACTTCCCTGGATGGGGCCTTAAAAACCCTAGCGGATACGGGGAGTTTACAGGGGGTCTTAAAGGAGTTAGAACTAACCCTGATCCAATTGCAACCGACCTTGCAGCAGCTTTCTCAACCTCGCCGTGTCACCCTCGTTGAACAGGCCTGGGATAACAACAAATCCTAA
- the mutL gene encoding DNA mismatch repair endonuclease MutL: MMSALPATPPRIQVLAPQVTQLMAAGEVMDDWGAVVRELIENALDAQAQRIQLHLDVSGQSLEMTDNGWGMSWADLQVCCLPHSTSKAPADQGLPAVQTLGFRGEALHSLVQVGEVTIASRVNPQEPGWCVVYSSQGQVEQIETIAMAPGTKITVKNLFQAWPHRQHPPNLRDLQRIIYQAALCHPQVTWQVHNGPRAWFQLSPGQTAQDILLQIFPHLHPGDLQAWQSPQLELAMGRPDRYHRRRPDWVLLAVNGRCVQLKGDLGQELQQTLLQAWQQTLPRHRFPLCFAHFQIPSEQVDWHCHPGKQELYVAHPQAWQNILKTALRELNQITPSPDTTLLTSSLGIQIGRAAETEGVYGRGITLLNQANPAASPPELKVLAQVHQTYILVEHPTGLWLVEQHIAHERVLYEQLRADWVLVELESPIQLERLTPPQIEQLTQLRLPPEPFGPSLWLIRQVPKMLQDRPDLAAALWELSLTHQFETALVATACRSAIRNGTPLGLGEMQTLIDQWQRTEQPQTCPHGRPICLRLEESSLARFFRRHWVIGKSHGI; this comes from the coding sequence ATGATGTCTGCCCTCCCTGCGACCCCTCCCAGGATTCAAGTCCTTGCCCCCCAAGTGACCCAACTAATGGCGGCTGGGGAAGTCATGGATGATTGGGGAGCCGTGGTGCGGGAATTAATTGAAAATGCCCTCGATGCCCAGGCCCAGCGGATTCAACTCCATTTAGATGTATCCGGCCAGTCCCTTGAGATGACGGATAACGGTTGGGGGATGAGTTGGGCTGATCTCCAAGTCTGTTGTTTGCCCCATAGCACCAGTAAAGCTCCTGCCGATCAGGGTTTGCCCGCTGTTCAGACTCTAGGATTTCGGGGTGAGGCTCTCCATAGCTTGGTACAGGTGGGTGAGGTAACCATTGCCAGTCGGGTCAATCCCCAGGAGCCAGGCTGGTGCGTTGTTTATAGCAGTCAGGGACAGGTAGAGCAGATTGAGACCATTGCTATGGCCCCTGGGACAAAAATCACAGTCAAAAATCTCTTCCAGGCCTGGCCCCATCGTCAGCATCCCCCCAACTTACGAGACCTGCAACGGATCATTTATCAAGCCGCCCTTTGCCATCCCCAGGTGACTTGGCAGGTTCATAATGGCCCGCGGGCCTGGTTCCAGTTGAGTCCTGGTCAAACTGCTCAGGATATTCTTCTCCAAATTTTCCCCCACCTCCATCCCGGCGATCTCCAGGCCTGGCAGTCCCCCCAATTAGAGTTAGCCATGGGCAGACCGGATCGGTATCATCGGCGGCGGCCAGATTGGGTCTTGTTAGCGGTGAATGGACGCTGTGTTCAATTAAAAGGGGATTTGGGCCAAGAACTCCAACAAACCTTACTCCAGGCCTGGCAGCAGACTCTCCCGCGCCATCGTTTTCCCCTCTGTTTTGCCCATTTTCAGATCCCTAGTGAACAAGTGGATTGGCATTGTCATCCAGGGAAGCAGGAACTCTATGTGGCTCATCCCCAGGCCTGGCAAAATATTTTGAAAACGGCCCTGAGGGAACTCAACCAGATCACCCCTAGCCCAGACACAACCCTGCTTACCTCTAGCTTAGGCATTCAGATTGGCCGGGCCGCCGAAACAGAAGGGGTCTATGGTCGGGGAATCACCCTCCTGAACCAAGCCAATCCCGCCGCCAGTCCGCCAGAACTAAAAGTATTAGCTCAAGTGCATCAAACCTATATTTTGGTCGAGCATCCCACGGGGCTGTGGTTGGTAGAGCAGCACATTGCCCATGAACGAGTCTTATATGAACAACTCCGGGCCGATTGGGTATTGGTGGAATTAGAGTCGCCGATCCAACTTGAGCGTTTGACCCCGCCCCAGATTGAGCAGTTAACCCAGCTACGGCTGCCTCCAGAACCCTTTGGCCCCTCCCTCTGGTTGATTCGCCAAGTCCCGAAAATGCTTCAGGATCGCCCAGACTTGGCCGCCGCGCTTTGGGAATTGAGTTTAACTCACCAGTTTGAAACGGCCCTCGTGGCTACGGCCTGTCGGAGTGCGATTCGCAATGGGACTCCCCTGGGCCTGGGAGAAATGCAAACCTTGATTGACCAATGGCAACGAACGGAACAACCCCAAACTTGCCCCCACGGCCGCCCCATTTGTTTACGGCTAGAAGAATCGTCCTTAGCGAGGTTTTTTCGCCGCCATTGGGTCATTGGCAAAAGTCATGGGATTTAG
- a CDS encoding ATP-binding protein, translating into MKFSFRQKLLIYIAAPIALLYIGIWTYTVITLSRDDKRQIEEQMKELVTTYANQVDGNLKELEEINQTIVNALESFPSLSEAQLYDYLTRNVKLNPLIYGSAIAYQPYGFRPNQRLFAPYVFDNGQIQKVNIAQIYDYTRPDYQWFHQAISTGKPAWSEPYLGQAGKVLMVSYSAPFAINGKVRGVSTLDVPLETLSDRIQIEALKKRDFFILDRRGVVIFHNKTEFIDQNAFDIAKQLNRPDIKALVEAMVAGESGQVRMPRWSDNEQQWVFYSPIRRTGWSLAIRINEREALAYVHEQTLKGILYLIVSLGLIVSLTWLVTNRLTMPLRKLDGAARDIAQGNLDVVVEIDSHDEIGNLARTFSDMAGQLKESFGELQKFNQSLEALVVERTQALKVANTELMQKEALLQKQSEVIPRLNNSPALQQGNLGILLRSVTQAAGETLNLKRAAIWQFTDTGLVCVDLYREGERRHRSDLEWSWAKYPQFLSLLQQGLTFISSHLTTDARLVELMSYFEAYDIQAILYMPVCFSNKVVGFLGVEAVGEVRDWLIEERNFIRNLTDMVSLGIAARDRVQAELELVKAKEAAEAANQAKSIFLANMSHELRTPLNAILGFSQLLLRDASLTHKQQQTLGTINRSGEHLLGLINDVLDMAKIEAGRTVLQLEAVDLGHLLQTVQDMLQVRASAKQIYLKFEIDPDLPPAVEADPGKLRQVLVNLLGNAIKFTQRGGVTLTVTQAEPMTSPDLRQDVPGTPVTFTIADTGIGMGPEELQILFQPFVQTDSSKKVSEGTGLGLAISRQFIQLMGGDIQVQSLKGQGSTFTFTIPLKRLQPQRSQTSPQHITHLAAGQRLYRILAVDDKAENRELLCQLLRPLGFEVMTANDGQEAIDVWDRENPDLILMDIKMPVMDGETATRNIRARLGEERGSGTKIIALTASVFESERQALADAGCDDFMVKPFNNDYLLERIKVHLGCEYVYADAAPPRLTPVTVVADLTPAALQVMPQAWIANLAAAAKKLNAKQVKELIAAIPAEQASLKESLEGLLQRLRFDELVKLCVHSAEVN; encoded by the coding sequence GTGAAATTCTCCTTTCGACAGAAGCTGCTCATTTACATTGCCGCCCCGATTGCTCTCCTTTACATTGGCATTTGGACTTACACGGTCATCACCTTATCTCGGGATGATAAGCGACAAATTGAAGAGCAAATGAAAGAGTTAGTTACAACCTATGCCAATCAAGTAGATGGGAATCTTAAGGAACTAGAAGAAATTAACCAAACAATTGTCAATGCTCTAGAGTCGTTTCCAAGTTTGTCTGAAGCGCAACTCTATGATTACCTAACCCGAAATGTCAAGCTCAATCCGTTAATATATGGTTCAGCTATTGCCTATCAACCCTATGGATTTCGTCCCAATCAACGGCTTTTTGCTCCCTATGTCTTTGATAATGGGCAAATTCAAAAAGTCAACATTGCTCAGATTTATGATTATACCCGTCCAGACTATCAATGGTTTCATCAGGCAATCAGCACAGGTAAACCGGCCTGGTCAGAACCCTATCTAGGACAGGCGGGTAAAGTGTTGATGGTGAGCTATTCTGCCCCTTTCGCGATTAATGGTAAGGTGCGCGGGGTTTCTACTCTTGATGTTCCCTTAGAAACGTTAAGTGACCGCATCCAAATTGAGGCTTTGAAGAAACGAGACTTTTTCATCTTGGATCGACGAGGAGTAGTCATTTTTCACAACAAGACAGAGTTTATTGATCAAAATGCTTTTGACATTGCTAAACAACTAAATCGCCCAGATATTAAGGCCTTGGTTGAGGCAATGGTAGCTGGTGAATCGGGTCAAGTCCGAATGCCACGGTGGTCAGATAATGAGCAGCAGTGGGTTTTTTACTCTCCGATTCGGCGTACTGGCTGGAGCTTGGCCATTCGGATTAATGAACGTGAAGCCTTAGCCTATGTCCATGAGCAAACGTTAAAGGGGATTCTCTATTTAATTGTCTCCTTGGGGTTAATTGTTTCCCTAACTTGGTTGGTAACGAATCGCTTGACCATGCCTCTGCGGAAGTTAGACGGAGCGGCGCGGGACATTGCCCAGGGAAATTTGGATGTAGTTGTTGAGATTGATAGTCATGATGAAATCGGCAACTTGGCCCGGACATTTTCCGATATGGCGGGTCAACTCAAAGAATCTTTTGGGGAGTTACAAAAATTTAATCAAAGCTTAGAAGCCCTTGTAGTTGAGCGCACCCAGGCCCTAAAAGTTGCCAATACTGAACTGATGCAAAAAGAAGCCCTACTCCAGAAACAGAGCGAAGTCATTCCGCGCTTGAATAATTCTCCGGCACTCCAACAGGGTAACTTGGGAATTCTGTTACGCTCTGTCACCCAGGCTGCGGGGGAAACCCTGAACCTGAAACGGGCCGCAATTTGGCAGTTTACGGATACAGGCTTGGTTTGCGTGGATCTGTATCGAGAGGGAGAACGGCGACATCGCTCAGATCTAGAGTGGAGTTGGGCTAAATATCCCCAGTTTTTGAGCTTGTTACAACAGGGCTTGACCTTTATTTCCAGCCATTTGACTACAGATGCTCGCTTAGTGGAATTGATGAGTTACTTTGAGGCCTATGATATTCAGGCCATTCTCTATATGCCAGTTTGCTTCAGTAACAAAGTAGTGGGTTTTTTGGGGGTGGAGGCGGTTGGGGAAGTCCGGGATTGGCTGATTGAAGAACGTAACTTTATTCGTAACTTAACGGATATGGTTTCCCTGGGGATTGCGGCGCGAGATCGGGTCCAGGCCGAGCTTGAATTGGTCAAAGCCAAAGAAGCTGCTGAAGCGGCCAACCAGGCCAAAAGTATTTTTCTGGCCAATATGAGTCATGAATTACGCACGCCCCTGAATGCCATTTTGGGGTTTAGTCAATTACTTTTACGGGATGCGAGCCTAACCCATAAACAACAACAAACCCTGGGGACGATTAACCGCAGTGGTGAGCATCTCTTGGGCTTGATTAATGATGTGCTAGATATGGCCAAAATTGAAGCCGGTCGCACGGTTCTGCAATTGGAAGCCGTTGATTTAGGCCATTTACTGCAAACGGTTCAGGATATGTTGCAAGTGCGGGCATCGGCCAAGCAGATTTACCTGAAGTTTGAGATTGACCCAGATTTACCCCCGGCGGTGGAGGCAGACCCCGGCAAACTCCGGCAAGTCCTAGTGAATTTGTTAGGGAATGCCATTAAGTTTACCCAACGGGGAGGCGTGACCCTAACGGTGACCCAGGCCGAGCCGATGACCTCCCCAGACTTACGTCAAGATGTTCCCGGAACTCCCGTCACCTTCACAATTGCAGATACGGGCATTGGGATGGGGCCTGAGGAGCTGCAGATTCTCTTTCAACCCTTTGTCCAAACCGACAGTAGTAAAAAAGTCAGTGAAGGAACCGGCCTGGGATTGGCCATTAGCCGTCAGTTTATCCAGTTAATGGGGGGGGATATTCAGGTACAGAGCCTCAAAGGACAAGGGAGTACCTTCACCTTTACCATTCCCCTGAAGCGGTTACAGCCTCAGCGTTCTCAAACATCGCCTCAGCATATTACCCATCTGGCTGCTGGTCAACGTCTCTACAGGATTTTAGCGGTGGATGATAAAGCTGAAAACCGGGAATTACTCTGCCAGTTGTTACGCCCCCTTGGTTTTGAGGTAATGACGGCCAATGATGGTCAAGAGGCGATTGACGTTTGGGATCGGGAAAATCCTGATTTAATTCTGATGGATATTAAGATGCCCGTCATGGATGGGGAAACGGCCACCCGGAATATTCGGGCACGGCTGGGGGAGGAGCGAGGATCGGGAACTAAAATTATTGCCTTAACCGCTAGTGTCTTTGAGTCGGAGCGCCAGGCCCTTGCGGATGCGGGTTGTGACGACTTTATGGTGAAGCCCTTTAACAATGACTATCTTTTAGAACGGATTAAGGTGCACTTGGGCTGTGAGTATGTCTATGCTGATGCGGCCCCGCCCCGGCTCACCCCCGTGACTGTAGTTGCTGACTTAACTCCAGCGGCGTTGCAGGTCATGCCCCAGGCCTGGATTGCTAACCTCGCTGCGGCGGCGAAGAAACTTAATGCTAAACAAGTCAAAGAATTAATTGCCGCCATTCCCGCTGAACAAGCCAGCTTAAAGGAGAGTTTAGAGGGCCTGCTGCAACGGTTACGGTTTGATGAATTAGTCAAGCTTTGTGTTCATTCGGCAGAAGTTAACTGA